Proteins from one Flavobacterium branchiarum genomic window:
- a CDS encoding conjugal transfer protein TraO — translation MKKYIYTVMLIFMAITVAQAQRMLPKQKGLEVSTGVLSNDKIGDDYYISAAMTVNGKNGNYQLWALEYTHQYHDYKDLRIPQETYTAEGGYSFFLLGDARKNITLNFGITGVVGYESINRGEAMLYDGAKILSEDNFIYGAGGRLTFETYLSDRFVLVLQGRTKVLWGTDLEQFRPSAGVGLRFNF, via the coding sequence ATGAAAAAGTATATCTATACCGTGATGCTCATCTTTATGGCCATCACGGTCGCACAGGCACAAAGAATGTTACCTAAACAGAAAGGATTGGAAGTGAGTACGGGTGTGCTGTCCAATGATAAAATCGGTGACGATTATTACATCAGTGCAGCAATGACCGTAAACGGCAAAAATGGTAACTATCAGCTTTGGGCGTTGGAATACACGCACCAATACCACGATTATAAAGACCTCCGCATACCGCAGGAAACTTATACCGCAGAGGGCGGTTACAGCTTCTTCCTCTTGGGCGATGCCCGTAAGAACATCACGCTGAACTTCGGAATAACAGGTGTAGTCGGTTACGAAAGTATCAACCGTGGCGAAGCAATGTTGTATGACGGAGCAAAAATTTTGAGCGAGGATAATTTTATCTATGGAGCAGGCGGTCGCCTCACTTTTGAAACGTATCTGTCCGACCGTTTTGTGTTAGTCCTGCAAGGGCGTACAAAGGTTTTGTGGGGTACAGACTTGGAACAGTTCCGACCGTCCGCAGGCGTGGGATTAAGGTTTAATTTTTAA